A single genomic interval of Xiphophorus couchianus chromosome 2, X_couchianus-1.0, whole genome shotgun sequence harbors:
- the tbxas1 gene encoding thromboxane-A synthase: protein MEAAGDLLNVINMEASRISVTVGLFLIFLCLLYWYSVYPFSVLARCGIKHPKPVPFFGNIFHFREGFFRPLTELIKAHGRVCGYYLGRRPVVVVADPDMLRSVMVRDFTSFPNRMKFSFATKPTTDSLLMLRNERWKRVRSILTPSFSAAKMKEMVPLINTAANALMKNLKVHADSGNSFDIHNCFGCFTMDVIASVAFGTQIDSQNNPDDPFVRHAQLFFSFSFFRPLMLFFIAFPKIMAPIARFIPNKRRDQMNGFFISIIQKIIQQREEQPPSQRRRDFLQLMLDARTSKESLPLEHFDTGNPSEELASCSDQENGSAHQEESSARRPLRKMMTEDEVVGQAFVFLLAGYETSSNTLGFTCYLLAINPDCQRRVQDEVDEFFTRHDSPDYSNVQELKYLDMVVCEALRLYPPGFRFAREIDHDCVVNGQILPKGATLEIPAGFLHYDPDHWTEPDRFIPERFTPEAKASRHPFVYLPFGAGPRNCVGMRLAQLEIRMALVHLFHRFNIEACSATKVPLDLKSFSTLGPKDGIYVKITHRGEAQKDSPSDD from the exons ATGGAGGCTGCTGGTGACCTCCTGAATGTCATCAACATGGAGGCCAGCAGAATATCAGTGACAGTCGGACTGTTCCTCATTTTCCTGTGTCTCCTTTACTG GTATTCAGTCTACCCGTTCTCAGTTCTCGCTCGGTGTGGAATCAAACATCCCAAGCCAGTGCCTTTTTTTGGCAACATATTCCATTTCCGTGAG GGTTTTTTCAGACCTCTCACTGAACTTATAAAAGCACATGGCAGAGTGTGTGg GTATTATTTGGGCCGCCGACCCGTGGTGGTGGTGGCCGACCCCGACATGCTCAGATCAGTGATGGTCAGGGATTTCACCAGCTTCCCTAACAGAATG aaaTTTTCATTTGCCACCAAGCCCACAACGGACTCCCTGCTCATGCTGAGGAACGAACGGTGGAAAAGGGTCCGGAGTATTTTGACCCCGTCCTTCAGTGCTGCCAAGATGAAAGAA atggTTCCGCTCATCAACACGGCTGCTAATGCTCTGATGAAGAACCTGAAGGTTCATGCTGACTCAGGGAATTCCTTTGACATCCACAA ttgttttggctgttttacCATGGATGTCATCGCCAGCGTGGCGTTTGGCACTCAGATCGACTCTCAGAACAACCCAGACGATCCGTTTGTCCGCCACGCTCAGCTgttcttctccttctctttcttcaGGCCtctcatgttgtttttca TTGCTTTTCCCAAAATCATGGCTCCCATTGCGAGATTCATCCCAAACAAAAGGCGAGACCAGATGAACGGCTTCTTCATCAGCATCATTCAGAAGATCATACAGCAGAGAGAAGAGCAGCCTCCCAGTCAG CGGCGTCGGGATTTCCTCCAGCTGATGCTGGACGCTCGAACCAGCAAAGAGAGCCTCCCTTTGGAGCACTTCGACACAGGGAACCCCTCGGAGGAGCTGGCATCCTGCTCGGATCAGGAAAACGGATCGGCTCACCAGGAGGAGTCGTCGGCCAGGCGTCCGCTGAGGAAGATGATGACGGAGGACGAGGTGGTTGGCCAGGCCTTCGTCTTCCTCCTGGCGGGATACGAGACCAGCAGCAACACGCTGGGCTTCACCTGCTACCTGCTGGCCATCAACCCCGACTGCCAGCGCAGAGTTCAGGACGAGGTCGATGAATTCTTCACCAGACAT GATTCACCGGATTACTCAAACGTCCAGGAACTGAAGTACCTGGACATGGTCGTGTGTGAAGCTCTGCGGCTCTACCCGCCTGGCTTCAG GTTTGCTCGAGAAATTGACCATGACTGTGTGGTGAACGGCCAGATTCTCCCCAAAGGAGCGACTCTGGAGATCCCAGCAGGATTCCTGCACTACGACCCGGATCACTGGACCGAGCCGGACCGGTTCATCCCCGAAAG GTTTACACCGGAAGCGAAGGCGAGTCGTCACCCCTTCGTCTACCTGCCGTTCGGCGCCGGGCCGCGGAACTGTGTGGGGATGAGGCTGGCCCAGCTGGAGATCCGGATGGCTTTGGTCCATTTGTTCCACAGGTTCAACATCGAGGCCTGCTCCGCGACCAAG GTTCCTCTTGACCTGAAATCCTTCAGCACTCTGGGACCCAAAGATGGCATTTATGTGAAAATAACTCACAGAGGAGAAGCACAGAAAGATTCTCCATCAGATGATTAG